TAGATGATATAAAACACCCCTGACGCTGTGGGCCACTGACTGGTACCACGACCGGACAGCTCACGTCACTGCAGAcaacgggagctgcaggtgctcagaaccAATTCAGTGCGGAATTGTAGGTTATTTTACCCCAAGCCCACCTGAGAGCACAGCAATGGCCACAAGCTAGTTCGTGTGGAACCAGCGCACCTTCAAACTGCTCCAAGGCATGTCGACGCCCCAGTGCTCCGAAGCCTGGGGAACACAACTTCCAGGTGAGTGCAGCGAGCACTAGATTTGCAGAAAGCCCAGTCTCCAAACACAGAGACTCAAAAGCGGTTGGAGTTACCTGTGTGGAGGAGTGCCGCCGAGGAGCTGCTGAGTCCGGGGCTCCCCGGGAACTGATCCAGGACTTGCTAACGTCAGAGACCCAGCTAAGGAATTCTCCCAGTGGCAAGGGGACTTCTTTGGTGGGACTGGAAAAAGAtgtctgacagagagagagagcatcatTACAGGTGGGAAAACATGGCAGACAAATGAAGAGGGAAAGAAATCAAGGTGAGAAAGGAAAGTAAGAATCGGAGTTTTAACAAAGTCAGCACCTCCACGCTGCTGTGCTGGACTACGACCCCCTCCGAGCCAGGCAGACCTTGAAATTTACAGCTGCTACAAAGCCTCTCGCTTTGCATCCAAGGTAAGACATTCTGCAAGAACCCCATTTAGCAAAGGGTATGGGGGGGTGTCTAGCAGGCTTCCACCACAGCTGGCATGGGACCTGGGCACAGAAACCTGCGTGCATACAGGTGTGCGCGCAGGGACTGGGGCTGGTTTGTCAAGGCTCTGGCCAGCCGTGCTGCCAGGCTGGCAGAGGGGTTCTGATAAATACCTCTCAATTCATTAGTCTCATGATTCAGTCTAAACAATCAACCTTGTACAGGGCACTTCCCAGATAcacggagagagacagagacagacagacagacacacacatgcagacataGCCACTGGCCAACAGCAGCACACGGCAATGTAAGATTCCCCGGGAACTTGGGCCGGAAAAGCAAAGCATGATGGAATGCGTCAGAGTGAACaagcaggctggaggaggaggcgcAGATGCAACGTAAAACCTCTTGGGGGGTGAAGCTGTGGAGCAGAGAGGCAGGCAGATCCATCCCCATGGCAGCAGGCTCTGTGAAAGCACAGAGGCAGCCCCAGCATGCACTTACAGTCTGAGTGCCGAGGCCACAGCGGCTGTGGGGAGTTCTGGGAGGCAGGCTGAGGAGCTCTTGGGAGGGGGCAGGTAGCAGACAGcagcctcctcctctgccccaccgAAGGCCAGCAGAAAGGATCCAGGCAACGGCTCCAGAGCTGGTGTGCAGAGGTCACTGTCCTGGGCCAAAGCGCTGAGGGACAGTGTGGTCAGTCCAGGGTCCAAGGTCACAGTCTCTTTTCCCGGGAAGGGGGAGGGCAGCTGGCATGAGCAGCAGGTCTGAGAGCTGGGGACAGtgccctctcctcctctggggaTGGTAGGGGAGGAAGCTGGCAGAGTTAATAAAAAAAGTCACTAGCTGGTTAGGATCAAAAATGCAAACCTGTTGGCAGGTTCTGCCGGGCTGTGGGAGCGGCTCGGTGGTGGCTGGGTTAGTCGACTCTGCAGATGGTACGAACCGAAGCAAGCTCCTGGGTTACTGAGCTGGAGGGTAGTGTGTTCTCTCTCACCGCTAAATATACAAATACTGTCCCAACAATCATACATATTAATATATATTAGTCTCCTCTTTTTGGTTAAACTTTAGGCACTGCTTTGGAAGAAAATTggggtttaaaaataataatcggATGATTAGCCAGTAGCTTCACCACATGCAGAGCAGGATAAATGGGAAGGTTTCTCAgtgttttggggggctggggcaggcagggagaggactTTATGCCACTGTCAGCTGAGGCCTCTGCAGGTCGGGGAGCTTCCTGTTTGCTTCccatccgcagctcccatttaggcTGCACAAGGCGAGAGTGAGTTCAGCAGCATCCACGTTGCTCTGGGGACCAGATGTGTATCTGCGTCCGTAGCTTGAGGAAGagtaggaggaggaagagaaggtcATGGAGAAGCCGGAGCCGGTGGCATCAACGCTCCCTCGCCTGGAGCCTGATCTAGATCCTGTTCGGGAGCCCGATCTAGAGCCAGAGGTGGAGCCCGAGCCACTGACGTTGTAGGGGCTGAAGTATCCTTTGCTGGATTGGGAGGAAGCTTCCAGCAGGCGCAGGCCTGTTCCCTCCTCAACCATGCTTCTGTCCATTGCATCCTTGTAGGAGATCTTGAGTTTCGTTTTGGGGCAGGTGAGATACTTGGAGTAGGTGTTCACGTCCCGCAGCTTTTGGGCTGTGCGTGTGTCGATTGTGCCTTTCTGCAGCGCGTCATCGAGCGAGACCCGGCCTGGCACGTCGGGCTCAATCAGCCCACCCGTCAGGTACTGTACCTCCAGGAACCGCTGGCCGGCTTCGTAGTACAGCCAGCCCTTCTTTAAGGCTTGGGCGGCTGACATTTTCGTCTTGGTTCTTGGATCCTCAAAGCCATAGAAGGCCTTCTGAGCAAGGTTGATCCTGTCCACCATGATTTTGTCAACCAGGCCCTTGTTGACTGCATCAGCAACAGAGaatttctccccagtgctggggTCGATGATGCCTCCGGtgcaggcctgggactccagcagccGCTGTCCAGTGATGTTGTCTACAAGATTGCGGTGCATGGCCTCCGTGATGGACACTTTCTCCAGGGTGTCCGTGTCCAGGATCCCAGCAATCGGACCGGTCTCTTCAGCAGGGTCGCTCCAGGATGTCAGCTGAGCTCTCGCAGGGGCTGGGCTTATGGGGTAGGAGGAAGAGGACCCAACAGAAGAAGATCTTGATCGGAAGCCACTCACGTTTCCAGAGAGCATGTCTGCAAACTCGGTGATGGACAGGGTGCCGGAGCGATACTGGTCCAGGGCAGACTGATCAATCAGGCCCTTTGCAATCGCGTCGTCGATGTCGTACTGTCGCCCGGACCTCCTGTCGATGATCATGGACTTGACCACCCCGTCCGAGGAGGAGATGGTGATCTCTTCCCACTCACACTCTTGCTCAGAGAGCTCCAGGTAGGTCTGGTGGTCGATGAGGCCTTTGCGGTAGGCTTCATAAACCGACATCTCCTTCCCCGTCTCTGGGTCGACAATCACCACCCTGCGCTTGCGGACAGACGACTTGGACGAGGTCTTTCTCTCCCGCTTTTTCTCCTTCAGAGGGAGTAGGCACAGCCCAGTCTCCGGGTCAGTGATGCACCGCTCCATGAGCTGCAGGTAGGTCAGGTTCTCCTCGGTGTTGGGATCAAAGAAGCCCTTGGTGTCGTCGCTGGGGTCCAGGAGGATCTCGTTCATTTCCTCGTCGAACAGGCCCCGCTTGTAGGCCATCTCCACGGGCAGGCGATGGCTTTCCTCTGGATCGATAATGCCTCCCGTGGCGATCTGGGCCTCTAGCAAACGGATCCCAtgatctttcaggatcaggcccttcttcATGGCCTGGAAGAGGGAGATCAGTTTGCCCGAGTAGGGGTCTTTGTAACCGGTCACCGCCCTCTCCGCCGAAAGGAGCTTGTCCTTGAACTCTGGGCCCACAATGCCCATCCGCACCGCCTCCTCCACCGTCAGCTTGAAGCCCTTGATGGGGTCGATCACGTACCCAGTGGCTGCCTGGGCCTCCAGGAGCTCGAAAGCTGTGCCAGGCCGGATGATGCCTTTCTTCATGGCTTGGTACACGGAGAGCCGCTCCTTGGTGGAGTCCATGAAGACACCAGCGATGCAGCTGGTGCCCTCCAGGAACTTCTGAAGGTTTTTGGAGACTTCTTCGATGGAGGTTAAGCCTTCCTGGAGGCGCTGGGCTGTCACTTCGTCCATGACCTGGGACCGCACCAGCTCCTCCACGCTGATCTGCTTCCTCAGGCCCCGGAAGGTCAGCTTCCTCGTGTCgcacaggggcagcagcagctggccgtTGTTCTCGTCCTTCCGGCACCGCTTGAGGAGCTGCACGTAGCTGAGCTTCTCATCCGTGGAAGGGTCCACGTAGCTCCGGACCTCGCTGGGCTCTGACAGCCTGTCGCAAGTCTCCTTGCTGAAGAAGCCACGCTGATAGGCGACCTCCAGAGGCAGGTGGAACCCCAGGAACGGGTCGATGATGCCGCCAGTGGCTAGCTGAGCATCCAGCAGCCGGAGGGCTTCCTCAGCGGGGATCAGATCCTTCTTCATGGCCTGGAAGAGTGAGATCTTCTGCTCGCTGTACGGGTCCCTGTAGCCAGTCACAGCTCTCTCCGCGGACAGCAGCCGGTCGTGGATTTCCGGCCCCACCACTCCTTTCCTGACAGCTTCGTCTACCGTCAGCATCTCATTCTTTATGGGATCGATCATGAAGCCAGTGGCAGCCtgggcctccagcagggagcGGGCTACCTCAGGGCTGATCAGCCCTTTCTTCAGGGCCTGATAGACACTGAGCTTCTGCTTGGTGGAGGGGATGTAGATGCCAGCTACGCAGCCGGTTCCGTACAGGTATTTCCAGACGGTCTCTATCTCCAGGATCTCTCGGATGGTCTTGGAGCCCTGCTTCAGCACGTTGTATATCTCCAGGGAGATGATCCTGGCCTCATAGAGGTCGTCAGCCGTGATCCGGCGCCGGACAAAGTCGTAGGAGGTCAGGTCCTGCTGCCGGATGATCTCTGTCTTCTCGATGATctcgatgatgatgatgatcatgcGCTCCTTGGTCACATTGCCGGAGCGGAACTCCTCCATCAGCCGCTTCCGCTGCTCCTCGGGGATGAGGTCTGACTGCATGATCTCCCATAGGGACATGgaggagccagccatgctgcccacgGGGATGCTGACCTGCGTTTCCTCAAATGCTTTCCGGGTCTCCGCCTCCGTGTACACATGTGTCGTCTCCACCATCGTGGGCTTCTCCGGCTGCTTCAGAGGCAGGAGGTACAGGCCGGTCTCGGGGTCCTCGATGCACCTCTCCTTCAGCTGCAGGTAGGTCAGGTTCTCCTGCGTGTTGGGGTCAAGGAAGCCCTTGGTGTCGTCGCTGGGGTCAGAGAGGATCCGGTTCATCTCTTGGTCGAAGTAGCCCCGCTTGTAAGCCACCTCCACGGGGAGGCGGTGACTGTGCACGGGGTCGATGATGCCGCCGGTGGCGACCTGGGCCTCCAGCAGGCGGATGCCGTGCTCCTTGAGGATCAGCCCCTTCTTCATGGCTTCGAAGAGGGAGATGGTGTTCCCAGAGTAGGGGTCCTTATACCCAGTGACGGCCTTCTCTGCAGAGAGCAGCTTCTCGTGGAGCTCCGGCCCAACGAGGCCAGCTTTCACAGCCTCGTTGACACACAGCTTTTGGTTCCTTTCGGGGTCGACCAGGAACCCACTGGCTGCCTGAGCTTCCATCAGGGTGACAGCGGTGCTTGGCCTCAGGAGGTTTCTCTTCATGGCTTCGTAGAGGTTCAGTTTCTCCTTTGTGTCTTCCACGTAGATGCCAGCGATGCAGTCGCTGCCCCGCAGGAACCTCTTTACAGAGTCCGTCTCGGAGAGGTCTTTCACCGACTTCTTGCCTTCCCTGAGCTGCTCGTACTGGGCTTTGCTAAGGACCCTCGACTCCAGCAGCTCACTAGCAGGAACAGGTGCTCGGAGGCCGCTGAACGTCAGCTTCTCCTGCTTCTTGGTCTCTGTTTCCTCAATGATGGTGATCATTATCTTGATGATCTTCTCAATGGTGACCTTGCCGGTCTTGTACTGCCGCAGCAGCTCCCTCCTTTGCTCCTCGGTGAAATACTCAGAGTGGATCAGCTCCCAGATTGTCACTGTCTTGCCCTTCAAGCTGCCAGCTGGCACCTCCAGGGTCGCCTTGTCTAAGGACTCCTTCGCCTGGCTGTCCGTGTAGACCTCCTCTTGCTGTGACCGGATGGCCTGGTCTGAGAGGGGCAGCAGGTAGAGGCCAGTCTGCTTGTCTGGTCGGCATttcttctgcagctgggtgtaggTGAGGTTCTCCTGAGTGTCGGGGTCATAGAAGGCCTTGGTGTCGTCGCTGGGAGTGGACAGGGCCTTGTTTGTCTCCTCGTCGAAGTAGCCCCGCTTACAGGCAACATCGAGCGGCAGGCGGTGGCTGTTCACAGGGTCAACTATGCCACCGGTGGCCAGCTGGACGTCCAGCAGGCGGATCCCGGTATCGCTGGGGATCAGGCCTTTCCTTAGTGCTTGGAACAGGGAGACAGTCTGTCCGGTGTACGGGTCTTTGTAGCCAGTCACAGCCttctctgcagacagcagctTCTCATGGAACTCTGGCCCGACAATCCCAGCTCTCACTGCCTCGTCCACCGAGAGCGTCTCGTTCCTAACGGGATCGATGATGTACCCCGTGCCTGCCTGGGCCTCCAGCAGCGGCAGGGCAGCCTCTGGCTTCAGCAGGTTTTTCTTCAGGGCGTCATAGAGCGTGAACTTCTGCCCAGTTGACTCCACCAGGACGCCAGCAATGGTGTCGGTGCCCTTCAGATACCTCTTTATGGCATCTGCGTCAGCCACGTCCTTGACAGACTTCTTGCCCTGGTGCAGCTGGTTGTAGAGATCTTTGTCAATGATTTTGCTCTCCAGCAGCTCAGCGGCAGGGACAGCAGCACGGAGCCCTTCAAAGCACAGCTGGCTCTTCTTCTCACTCTCTTCCACTACGGTGATGACAATCTTGATGATCTTCTCCACGGTGATCTTGCCGGTCTTGTACTGCCGTAGCAGGTCTCGCCTCTGCTCCTCGGTGAAGTACTCCGAGTTGATGATCTCCCAGATGGTCACCGCCTTTCCTTTGAACGTGCCGAAGGGGGCAGACACCGTGGTCTTCTTGAAAACATCTTTGGCCTCTTGCTCAGTGTAGGCCAGGTCCCCGCCTTTGGCTGCTCTGTCGGTGAGCGGCAGGAGGCAGAGCCCAGTCTCAGGGTCAGTCATGCATCTCTCCATCAGCTGCAGGTAGGTCAGGTTCTCCTGCGTGTTGGGGTCAAAGAAGCCCTTGGTGTCGTCCGTGGGGTCTGACAGGGTCTGGTTCATCTCTTCGTCGAAGTAGCCCCGCTTGTAGGCCGCTTCCACTGGCAGGCGGTGGCTGTTCACGGGGTCGATGATGCCGCCGGTGGCGATCTGGGCCTCCAGCAGGCGGATGCCGTGGTCTTGGACAATGAGGTCTTTTGTCATGGCCTGGAAGAGGGAGATCTTGTCTCCGGTGTAGGGGTCTCTGTACCCGGTTACTGCCCTCTCGGCAGACAGCATTTTATTGTGCAGCTCTGGTCCAATTACTCCTTCTTTCACAGCCTCGTTTACAGAGAGCCTCTTGTTTCTCACTGGGTCAATTATGAAGCCGGAGGCAGCTTGTGCTTCCAGGAGGATGAGTGCCGTGCCTGGGCTCAGCAGCTGTTTCTTCATGGCCTTGTAGATACTCATCTTCTCGTTGGTGGGTTTAATAAGCAAGCCGGCGAtgctgctctggccctgcagGTATTTCCTGAGGTCATCCCTCTGCGCAAGCTCAGCCACGGTCACCGTCCCTTTCACCAACTTGTCCAAGATCTCTCTGCCCAGGATGCCGGCCTCAACCAGCTTCTCCGCAGGCACCTTCTGCCGGATGCCATGAAACGCAAACTCCGGCTCCCCGTTCTGAGCCAGGCCATCCACGGCGTCTCTGCCATTGGGCACCGCTTTGGTCGGAGTCAGCTGGGTAGGCAAAATCGTGGCATCCTCAGGAATGTCGTCGGTTTGGATCATGATCTCTCGAGTCTGGGCCAGCGCAGCCCTGTGCTCCTCTTGCAGCTGTTCCAGTTTCTCCCTTAGCTTCTGGTTCTCCTCTGCAAGGAGTTTCTCTTGCTGCTGTCGCTGCTTTTCCAGCTGCTGAAGCTCTTCCTGCTTACGCTGGACATTTTTCTCCGCCTCTTTCTGCTTCTTCTTTGCATCGTCCAAGGTggcctccagctgctgcttctcctgctccATCTGCTTCCGCTGCCGGTcctgctctgccttcagggtctgAGCTTTGTTCATCTCGTCTTCGAAGAGTTTCTCCAGCTTGACTTTCTCTTCCTCAATGAGCCTCTCTTTCTGAAGCAGGCTGTCCTTCTCTGTCGAGAAGGTCTGCTGGAGTATGTGAGTCTCCTGACGGAGCTGCTCCTGCTGAGCCGTCTGCATCTGGAGCAGGGGACAGAGAGACATCTCTTAgacccaccccactgaaccccaaaTAGAGCCCACAGAAACCTGGTGCAGACAGGGATAACCATTAGTGGGAGGGCGCTAGCCAGAAAACGCTTGGGGTATAGCAGCAAGTCGTATTACAGGCTAGTACCTTGGGCTTATGTTACAGGTGCACGGGCCAGCCCCCTGCTGCGGTGCATTAGTGCtaacggggtggggtgggaagatgaggaggagttTGGGCATTACTGCATGCTAGACTGGATTAAAGCAGCAGGAGAGGGACACTGTTCTTCTGTTGGGGTAAACAAAGCTAATCATGCCCCATTATGCACCCCAAGGAGCAGGGTGAATGTCCACACGGCCAAGGACCTTAGAGTCACCACCGTCTGTGCCTGGCGCTCAGGGAGCGGACACCCTGTGCCTGCAGGAGAGCGGCACACCGTGTGCAGGGAGGGTGGACTCTGCCAGCACCAGTTAGAGACGAGCAACCTCCGATGGGGGCGTGGGGCAAAGCTGCTCAGACACACTCCTGGGTCAATTACAGGTccactgcagctggagccttAGCACTGCACACACATGTGAGCTGTGTGCGTGTGCTcacgggagctgcaggagcaaggCTAAGAGTCGGGGTCCGTGGAGCAGGGGCTTGGTGCATTAGGTGAGGTTTCCTAGAGCACTCCAGTGACCTGGGAGCACAAGTCCCCCGAGAGTCGATGGCACTTGGGCTGCTAAACCGtggaggtgcttttgaaaatcctcccCTTGTCTTTGCCCATGTCCCCTCGGACACGTCACCCGTAACAACCCTGGGGGCTGTGAGACGAGTCTGCGGACAGCCTATGTGGGTTATGGAGGATTGTCGGTTGCTAAGGGAACTGTGGACCCTGGCTGGCATTTTGTGGGCGCAGTCAGCTGTCTGAAGGCTGCCATTCTACATGGTCAGCTCAGTTAGGACACTAAGCAGAGGGTGTCCCCCAGCATTAATATGACAGCAAGGGGGAACAGGAAAATCAGTACCTCTTCTGAtctctgctgcagcagctctgcctcccGCTTCAgcttctccttctccctctccagcTCAGCGATCGCTCTCTTCAGATTCTCCGCATCCCTATCGCTCTGCTGCCTCTGGATCTCCAGCGTGTGGACCAGCGTCATCTTCTCCTGGGTGGTCAGCTCCGTCTTGTGCAGCTTCTCACTGATCTCCTCCGCCTGCTTCTTGAACCGCTTCGCgtcctcctctgccttggccTGCGCCATACTCATCTCGGTCACGTGCAGCTTGAGGCGCTCGGCCTCGGCCATGATCTCCAGCTGCCGCTTGCGCTCGGCCTCCAAGAGTTTCTGGAAGCCCTCGGTCTCCTCAGTCAGGCGCTGCTGCATCTGCTCTTTGTCCTCCTGGAGCTTCTTGGCGTGCTCCTGAGCTAGGTCCTTCTGCCTCTGCAGCATCTCTGCCTCCGCCTTCAGCCGCGTGGCCTCCTGCACTGCCTGCATCTTCTCCTTCAGCATCTTCTCCGCCAGCGCCCGCTGCTGCGCCAGGTCGTCCTCCGCCAGCTTCCGCATGCGGGCGGCCTCCTGCGCCTCCACGCTCAGGCGAGCAGCCTCCTCCGCCACTAGCTTcatcttctctgcctcctccaccaGGAACTTCTGGGTGTTGTCCTTGTCCTTCAGGATCAGCACCTTGTTCTCCTGCTCGATCCGGGTCTTCAGTTTGATCAGCTCCTCCATCTGGACCTTCACCTTGAAGAGCTCTTCCTCCACCTGGGCCTTCTGCCTCATGGCGTCCGTCACCTCCTCCTTCAGCCGCTGCAGCTCCTCATCCAGGATGCTTTTCTGGTGGTccgtctcctccagctgcagcttgACCTTGGTCAGCTCCTGCTCCACCTGGGCCTTCTGCCTCAGCGTCTGCTCTGCAAACTTCTTGTGCTTTTCCATGTCGGCGTCAGCCAGCTGCTTTTGCTTCAGAGCCGCCTGCTCGGCTTGGGCCCGCTTAGCCGCCTCCAGCTCAGCCTCCTTCCTGAGCTTCTCAGCATCCTCCTGGGCTCTGGCTTTGGCCTGCGCCTCCTTCTCAGCTCGCTGCTTCAGGcgctctgcctcctccacctGCTGCCGGGACAGGGTCGCATCCTGCTCAGCCTTGACGCGTGCAAACTCTGCTTCCTCCGCTGCTTTCTTGGCCTTCTCGGCCTCTTCCCTCAGCTTGTCCAGGATGTTCTGTTCCTGGCGCCTCgtctgcagcagctcctgctcctTCTGCTGCACTGTAGCCAGGTGGGCCTTCTCCTCCGCCTGAATTCTCTTCTGAGCCGCTTCCTGGGCCAGCTGGATCTGCCTTTCCGACTCCTTCTCCGCCAGCTCCTTCTGCCTCTTGGCCTCCTCCACCTTGGCTTTCAGGCGCTCCACCTCGTCCAGGGCCACCTTACGCTGCCGGGCGGCTTCCTGCTCTGCAGCCAAGA
The window above is part of the Chelonia mydas isolate rCheMyd1 chromosome 2, rCheMyd1.pri.v2, whole genome shotgun sequence genome. Proteins encoded here:
- the PLEC gene encoding plectin isoform X19, which codes for MDAPAGPFPWLVAGAHGLALLLAWRWQRRAPDERDRVQKKTFTKWVNKHLIKAQRHVSDMYEDLRDGHNLISLLEVLSGDTLPREKGRMRFHKLQNVQIALDYLKHRQVKLVNIRNDDIADGNPKLTLGLIWTIILHFQISDIQVSGQSEDMTAKEKLLLWSQRMVEGYQGLRCDNFTTSWRDGRLFNAIIHHHKPMLIDMNKVYRQTNLENLDQAFTVAERDLGVTRLLDPEDVDVPQPDEKSIITYVSSLYDVMPRVPEVSVGIKANEQQLRWQEYREVVTALLQWIRNHTILFEERKVPASYEEIELLWRQFLKFKETELPAKEADKNRSKVIYQSLEGTVQAGQLQVSPGYHPLDVEKEWGKLHVAILEREKLLRAEFERLERLQRIVSKLQMESGVCEEQLNQADTLLQSDVRLLNAGKQPQKAAEIERDLDKADAMIRLLFNDVQALKDGRHPQGEQMYRRVYRLHERLVAIRTEYNLRLKSGSLQPAQVALPLGQRPRQDLEDVTLRYLQDLLAWVEENQRRLNGAEWGVDLPTVESQLGSHRGLHQSIDEFRAKIERARADEAQLSPAPRSAYRDCLGKLDLQYAQLLNSSKARLRHLESLQAFVGAATRELMWLNEKEEEEVDYDWSDRNPNMAAKKENYSGLMRELELRERKIKEIQSTGDRLLHEDHPGGQTVEAFQAALQTQWSWMLQVCCCIEAHLKENTAYFQFFSDVKEAEEFLRKTQESMKKKFSCDRTITVTRLEDLLQDALEEKEQITEYKGHLMGLAKRAKAIVQLRPRNPATPLKGRLPVQAVCDYKQMEITVHKGDECVLMSNAQPSKWKVLSGSGSESIVPSICFLVPPPNREALDAVSRLDVSHQHVVTLWHQLHVDMKSLLSWQYLVRDIQQIQSWSLLVFRTLQPEEYRQTLRSLETHFQEFMRDSQDSQSFLPDDRLQMEREYRACTQKYEHLLHSLEKGEQDESMCKGYISQLKDIRLQLEGCESRTVHKIRAPLDKDPVKECAQRISEQQQIHVELEGIRKNLEKVTEKTEKVLAQPEHSSSAPVLRSELEITLQKMDQVYSLSTIYLEKLKTINLVIRSTQGAEELVQSYEEQLKEVQAVPSDLKELEANKAELKRLRGQVEGHQPLFSTLQSDLSNAKDVNERMVRGHSERDVDLDRYRERVQQLLERWQAILTQIDLRQRELQQLGRQKRYYQESYEWLIQWVQDAKERQEQIQSVPVTDSKSVREQLLQEKKLLEECDRNREKVDECQRYAKQYIDAIKDYELQLVTYKAQVEPVASPAKKPKVQSASDSVIQEYVDLRTQYSELTTLTSQYIKFISETLRRLEEEERAAEKMKEQERKRLAEVEAQLEKQRQLAEAHAKAKAQAEEEAQELQRRMREEVSRREVVAVDAEQQKQNIQQELMQLKQISDTQIKSKDKLIEQVEHSRKRVEEEIHVIRLQLETSEQQKSSAEAELRELRARAEEAERQKKLAQEEAERLRTQVKDEAQRKREAEEELQRKVQAEKDAAREKQAALRDLETLRRQAEEAERRMKQAELEKERQIQVAQEVAQKSAETELQSKRLSFAEKTAQLEMSLKQEHVTVTHLREEAERLKKQQLEAEKSREEAERELEKWRQKANEALRLRLQAEEVAHKKTLAQEEAEKQKEDAEREARKRAKMEESALRQKELAEEELEKQRKLAEGTAQQKFSAEQELIRLKAEMENREQQRLLLEEELFRLKNEISEAIHKRKEVEEELAKLRTEMEILLQSKAKAEEDSRSTSEKSKQKLEAEASKLRELAEEAARLRALSEEAKRQRQLAEEEAARQRAEAERILKEKLAAISEASRLKTEAEIALKEKEAENERLRRLAEDEAYQRKLLEEQAAQHKQDIEEKITLLKKSSDTELERQKSIVDDTLKQRRVIEEEIRILKINFEKASAGKTDLELELSKIKSSAEEIQRSKERAEQEAEKQRQLALEEENRRREAEEKVKKILAAEQEAARQRKVALDEVERLKAKVEEAKRQKELAEKESERQIQLAQEAAQKRIQAEEKAHLATVQQKEQELLQTRRQEQNILDKLREEAEKAKKAAEEAEFARVKAEQDATLSRQQVEEAERLKQRAEKEAQAKARAQEDAEKLRKEAELEAAKRAQAEQAALKQKQLADADMEKHKKFAEQTLRQKAQVEQELTKVKLQLEETDHQKSILDEELQRLKEEVTDAMRQKAQVEEELFKVKVQMEELIKLKTRIEQENKVLILKDKDNTQKFLVEEAEKMKLVAEEAARLSVEAQEAARMRKLAEDDLAQQRALAEKMLKEKMQAVQEATRLKAEAEMLQRQKDLAQEHAKKLQEDKEQMQQRLTEETEGFQKLLEAERKRQLEIMAEAERLKLHVTEMSMAQAKAEEDAKRFKKQAEEISEKLHKTELTTQEKMTLVHTLEIQRQQSDRDAENLKRAIAELEREKEKLKREAELLQQRSEEMQTAQQEQLRQETHILQQTFSTEKDSLLQKERLIEEEKVKLEKLFEDEMNKAQTLKAEQDRQRKQMEQEKQQLEATLDDAKKKQKEAEKNVQRKQEELQQLEKQRQQQEKLLAEENQKLREKLEQLQEEHRAALAQTREIMIQTDDIPEDATILPTQLTPTKAVPNGRDAVDGLAQNGEPEFAFHGIRQKVPAEKLVEAGILGREILDKLVKGTVTVAELAQRDDLRKYLQGQSSIAGLLIKPTNEKMSIYKAMKKQLLSPGTALILLEAQAASGFIIDPVRNKRLSVNEAVKEGVIGPELHNKMLSAERAVTGYRDPYTGDKISLFQAMTKDLIVQDHGIRLLEAQIATGGIIDPVNSHRLPVEAAYKRGYFDEEMNQTLSDPTDDTKGFFDPNTQENLTYLQLMERCMTDPETGLCLLPLTDRAAKGGDLAYTEQEAKDVFKKTTVSAPFGTFKGKAVTIWEIINSEYFTEEQRRDLLRQYKTGKITVEKIIKIVITVVEESEKKSQLCFEGLRAAVPAAELLESKIIDKDLYNQLHQGKKSVKDVADADAIKRYLKGTDTIAGVLVESTGQKFTLYDALKKNLLKPEAALPLLEAQAGTGYIIDPVRNETLSVDEAVRAGIVGPEFHEKLLSAEKAVTGYKDPYTGQTVSLFQALRKGLIPSDTGIRLLDVQLATGGIVDPVNSHRLPLDVACKRGYFDEETNKALSTPSDDTKAFYDPDTQENLTYTQLQKKCRPDKQTGLYLLPLSDQAIRSQQEEVYTDSQAKESLDKATLEVPAGSLKGKTVTIWELIHSEYFTEEQRRELLRQYKTGKVTIEKIIKIMITIIEETETKKQEKLTFSGLRAPVPASELLESRVLSKAQYEQLREGKKSVKDLSETDSVKRFLRGSDCIAGIYVEDTKEKLNLYEAMKRNLLRPSTAVTLMEAQAASGFLVDPERNQKLCVNEAVKAGLVGPELHEKLLSAEKAVTGYKDPYSGNTISLFEAMKKGLILKEHGIRLLEAQVATGGIIDPVHSHRLPVEVAYKRGYFDQEMNRILSDPSDDTKGFLDPNTQENLTYLQLKERCIEDPETGLYLLPLKQPEKPTMVETTHVYTEAETRKAFEETQVSIPVGSMAGSSMSLWEIMQSDLIPEEQRKRLMEEFRSGNVTKERMIIIIIEIIEKTEIIRQQDLTSYDFVRRRITADDLYEARIISLEIYNVLKQGSKTIREILEIETVWKYLYGTGCVAGIYIPSTKQKLSVYQALKKGLISPEVARSLLEAQAATGFMIDPIKNEMLTVDEAVRKGVVGPEIHDRLLSAERAVTGYRDPYSEQKISLFQAMKKDLIPAEEALRLLDAQLATGGIIDPFLGFHLPLEVAYQRGFFSKETCDRLSEPSEVRSYVDPSTDEKLSYVQLLKRCRKDENNGQLLLPLCDTRKLTFRGLRKQISVEELVRSQVMDEVTAQRLQEGLTSIEEVSKNLQKFLEGTSCIAGVFMDSTKERLSVYQAMKKGIIRPGTAFELLEAQAATGYVIDPIKGFKLTVEEAVRMGIVGPEFKDKLLSAERAVTGYKDPYSGKLISLFQAMKKGLILKDHGIRLLEAQIATGGIIDPEESHRLPVEMAYKRGLFDEEMNEILLDPSDDTKGFFDPNTEENLTYLQLMERCITDPETGLCLLPLKEKKRERKTSSKSSVRKRRVVIVDPETGKEMSVYEAYRKGLIDHQTYLELSEQECEWEEITISSSDGVVKSMIIDRRSGRQYDIDDAIAKGLIDQSALDQYRSGTLSITEFADMLSGNVSGFRSRSSSVGSSSSYPISPAPARAQLTSWSDPAEETGPIAGILDTDTLEKVSITEAMHRNLVDNITGQRLLESQACTGGIIDPSTGEKFSVADAVNKGLVDKIMVDRINLAQKAFYGFEDPRTKTKMSAAQALKKGWLYYEAGQRFLEVQYLTGGLIEPDVPGRVSLDDALQKGTIDTRTAQKLRDVNTYSKYLTCPKTKLKISYKDAMDRSMVEEGTGLRLLEASSQSSKGYFSPYNVSGSGSTSGSRSGSRTGSRSGSRRGSVDATGSGFSMTFSSSSYSSSSYGRRYTSGPQSNVDAAELTLALCSLNGSCGWEANRKLPDLQRPQLTVA